One genomic window of Cupriavidus oxalaticus includes the following:
- a CDS encoding circularly permuted type 2 ATP-grasp protein translates to MAGRFFDEMLDWRADGAPTVIQAGQALPDGAVRPHYRHFADWLARQSGGTMDNKRAEADLIFRRVGITFAVYGDKDEANSGTERTIPFDVIPRIFPASEWALLEKGLRQRVAALNRFIHDIYHGQDIIRAGVIPPDQIYNNAQYRPEMLGVTVPHDIYAHVAGIDVVRAGEGEFYVLEDNLRVPSGVSYMLENRKMMMRLFPDLFARNRVAPVAHYPDLLLDMLRGVSPQAIADPTVVVLTPGMYNSAYFEHAFLAQQMGVELVEGSDLFVEDDHLFMRTTQGPQRIDVIYRRVDDDFLDPLVFRHDSALGAAGLLSVYRAGNVTICNAIGTGVADDKSIYPYVPDMIRFYLGEEVILNNVPTYMCRRPDDLQYVLDHMQELVVKETHGAGGYGMLVGPAATRAEIDAFREVVKARPEQYIAQPTLALSTCPTYVESGIAPRHIDLRPFVLSGKEVRMVPGGLTRVALREGSLVVNSSQGGGTKDTWVLER, encoded by the coding sequence ATGGCAGGGCGGTTTTTCGACGAGATGCTGGACTGGCGCGCCGACGGGGCGCCCACGGTCATCCAGGCAGGGCAGGCATTGCCCGACGGGGCGGTACGCCCGCATTACCGGCATTTCGCTGACTGGCTGGCGCGGCAGTCCGGCGGCACCATGGACAACAAGCGGGCCGAGGCGGACCTGATCTTCCGGCGCGTGGGCATTACCTTTGCCGTCTATGGCGACAAGGACGAAGCCAACAGCGGCACCGAGCGCACCATCCCGTTCGACGTGATCCCGCGCATCTTCCCGGCCAGCGAATGGGCGCTGCTGGAAAAAGGCCTGCGCCAGCGCGTGGCTGCGCTGAACCGGTTCATCCACGACATCTACCACGGCCAGGACATCATCCGGGCCGGCGTGATCCCGCCCGATCAGATCTACAACAACGCCCAGTACCGACCCGAGATGCTCGGCGTCACCGTGCCGCACGACATCTATGCGCACGTGGCCGGCATCGACGTGGTGCGTGCCGGCGAGGGCGAGTTCTACGTGCTGGAAGACAACCTGCGCGTGCCCTCCGGCGTGTCGTACATGCTGGAAAACCGCAAGATGATGATGCGGCTGTTCCCGGACCTGTTCGCACGCAACCGCGTCGCGCCGGTGGCGCACTATCCCGACCTGCTGCTCGACATGCTGCGCGGCGTATCGCCGCAGGCGATCGCCGATCCCACGGTGGTGGTGCTGACTCCGGGCATGTATAACTCGGCGTACTTCGAGCACGCCTTCCTGGCGCAGCAGATGGGCGTTGAACTGGTCGAAGGCAGCGACCTGTTCGTCGAGGACGACCACCTGTTCATGCGCACCACGCAGGGGCCGCAGCGCATCGACGTGATCTACCGGCGCGTCGACGACGACTTCCTCGACCCGCTGGTGTTCCGGCACGATTCCGCGCTTGGCGCGGCCGGGCTGCTGTCGGTCTACCGTGCCGGCAACGTGACCATCTGCAATGCGATCGGCACCGGCGTGGCGGACGACAAGTCGATCTATCCGTACGTGCCCGACATGATCCGCTTCTACCTCGGCGAAGAGGTCATCCTCAACAACGTACCCACCTACATGTGCCGGCGTCCCGACGACCTGCAGTACGTGCTCGACCATATGCAAGAGCTGGTAGTCAAGGAAACCCACGGCGCCGGCGGCTACGGCATGCTGGTGGGTCCGGCCGCGACGCGCGCCGAGATCGATGCCTTCCGCGAGGTGGTCAAGGCCAGGCCCGAGCAGTACATCGCGCAGCCGACGCTGGCGCTGTCGACCTGCCCGACCTATGTGGAGTCGGGCATCGCCCCGCGCCATATCGACCTGCGCCCGTTCGTGCTGTCGGGCAAGGAGGTGCGCATGGTGCCCGGCGGGCTCACGCGCGTGGCGCTGCGCGAGGGCTCGCTGGTGGTCAATTCCTCGCAAGGGGGCGGCACCAAGGACACCTGGGTGCTCGAACGATGA
- a CDS encoding DNA internalization-related competence protein ComEC/Rec2 has product MRVFVVAFVAGCWLLQQQATLPRQDVVRVAAAGLVLAAIAMLLRGRRLRAAWRGLVLAAVAAVAVGAAFCWAAWRADMRLREWLPASLESRDLDVQGVVSGLPSESAGGVRFAFTVGKTVPDGADEPGLTLPGRLLLHWRDAPPDLYPGQRYTLTIRLRRPRGLANPFGFDYAYWLLAQGYGATGYVRRAHGPPQEATRERLAWRIEAWRAAVRDHLRAALPDDARYGPVLVALVIGDQRGIDTEDWQLFRRTGISHLVSISGLHITMIAGMAGSFAGMLWRHSFGLGRRLRRPLPLWLPARHAALVTAVAGAVTYGLLAGMQVPALRTVAMLCVAALAVWSGRAPPASVVLACAALAALLLDPWAVMSPGFWLSFGAVAVIFYAARSGHGAPETRWQRMRATLAAAARTQWAVTAGLVPLTLLLFQQVSVVSPLANAIAIPVVSLLVTPLSLAAAAAPAMLATPLLAVAHQAMVWLAALLGWLSGLPWAMWEAPASGPLPLLLALLGIALLLAPPASAAARLHGGLLVLPLVLARGPPVAHGEFRAVMLDVGQGTAVLVQTRTHALLYDTGPGYASGSSAGAQVVVPVLRGLGLGRLDQLMVSHEDADHAGGVADVAAAVAVAARSTGAPPHHALLGPPASGWAPCADGQQWDWDGVRFTVLHPLPLQSQQAAIASNARSCVLSVATARHRLLLTGDIGVAEERALIDRLPPEALHADVMVVAHHGSGTSSGAAWLDAVRPRAAVFQLGYANRYRHPRADVWERYGRAGIARYRTDETGAVTMATAPAGYTLSVFRQAEPRYWRTRPDAPR; this is encoded by the coding sequence GTGCGCGTGTTCGTGGTGGCGTTCGTCGCGGGATGCTGGCTGCTGCAGCAGCAGGCAACGCTGCCGCGGCAGGACGTCGTGCGCGTGGCCGCTGCCGGTCTGGTGCTGGCGGCCATCGCGATGCTGCTGCGTGGCAGGCGCCTGCGTGCCGCATGGCGGGGACTGGTGCTGGCCGCCGTGGCCGCGGTGGCCGTTGGTGCCGCGTTCTGCTGGGCGGCATGGCGCGCCGATATGCGCTTGCGGGAGTGGTTGCCCGCATCGCTCGAATCGCGCGATCTCGACGTGCAGGGTGTGGTTTCCGGATTGCCGTCCGAATCAGCGGGCGGCGTCCGCTTTGCCTTCACCGTCGGGAAGACCGTGCCGGATGGGGCGGACGAACCAGGATTGACGTTGCCCGGCCGGCTGCTTCTCCACTGGCGCGACGCGCCGCCTGACCTGTACCCCGGCCAGCGCTATACCCTGACCATACGCCTGCGGCGCCCGCGCGGACTGGCCAATCCCTTCGGCTTCGACTATGCCTATTGGCTGCTGGCGCAGGGCTATGGCGCGACGGGCTACGTACGACGCGCGCATGGTCCGCCGCAGGAGGCAACGCGGGAACGGCTCGCATGGCGCATCGAAGCGTGGCGCGCGGCAGTGCGCGATCACCTGCGCGCGGCGCTGCCGGATGATGCGCGCTATGGCCCGGTGCTGGTCGCGCTGGTGATCGGCGACCAGCGCGGCATCGATACGGAAGACTGGCAGTTGTTCCGGCGTACCGGCATCAGCCACCTTGTCAGCATTTCAGGCCTGCACATCACCATGATCGCTGGCATGGCGGGGTCGTTCGCCGGCATGCTGTGGCGGCATTCGTTCGGGCTGGGGCGCCGGCTGCGCCGGCCGCTGCCCCTGTGGCTGCCGGCCAGGCACGCGGCCCTGGTGACGGCGGTAGCCGGTGCGGTGACATACGGGCTGCTGGCCGGGATGCAGGTGCCCGCGTTGCGCACGGTGGCGATGCTATGCGTGGCCGCACTGGCGGTGTGGAGTGGGCGGGCACCGCCGGCGTCGGTGGTGCTGGCTTGTGCGGCACTGGCGGCGTTGCTGCTGGATCCGTGGGCGGTGATGTCGCCGGGCTTCTGGCTGTCTTTCGGCGCGGTGGCGGTGATCTTCTACGCTGCCCGGTCCGGGCATGGCGCGCCGGAAACTCGCTGGCAACGCATGCGTGCCACGCTTGCCGCCGCGGCGCGCACGCAATGGGCGGTCACAGCCGGGCTGGTGCCGCTGACGCTGTTGCTGTTCCAGCAGGTGTCGGTGGTGTCGCCGCTCGCCAATGCTATCGCGATCCCGGTGGTCAGCCTGCTGGTGACGCCACTGTCGCTGGCTGCCGCCGCCGCGCCGGCCATGCTGGCCACGCCGTTGCTGGCCGTCGCGCACCAGGCCATGGTATGGCTGGCCGCCTTGCTGGGTTGGCTTTCCGGCCTGCCGTGGGCCATGTGGGAGGCGCCGGCATCGGGGCCGTTGCCGCTGCTGCTCGCCCTGCTCGGGATCGCGCTGTTGCTGGCGCCGCCTGCCAGTGCCGCGGCGCGCCTGCATGGCGGCCTGCTGGTGTTGCCGCTCGTATTGGCGCGCGGCCCGCCGGTGGCGCATGGCGAGTTCCGTGCGGTGATGCTCGACGTGGGGCAGGGGACCGCGGTGCTGGTGCAGACGCGTACGCATGCGCTGCTGTACGACACGGGCCCTGGCTATGCATCGGGCTCCAGTGCGGGCGCGCAAGTGGTGGTGCCGGTGCTGCGCGGCCTGGGTCTCGGCCGGCTCGACCAGCTGATGGTCAGCCATGAAGACGCGGATCATGCCGGTGGTGTGGCTGACGTGGCGGCGGCGGTGGCCGTAGCGGCGCGCAGTACCGGCGCGCCGCCGCACCATGCCTTGCTCGGGCCGCCAGCATCCGGCTGGGCGCCGTGCGCGGACGGCCAGCAATGGGACTGGGACGGCGTGCGTTTCACGGTGCTGCATCCGTTGCCATTGCAGTCGCAACAGGCGGCGATCGCCAGCAACGCCCGTAGCTGTGTGCTGAGCGTGGCGACCGCGCGGCATCGCCTGTTGCTGACCGGCGATATCGGCGTGGCCGAAGAACGCGCGCTGATCGACAGGCTGCCGCCCGAAGCGCTGCATGCCGACGTGATGGTGGTGGCGCACCACGGCAGCGGCACCTCTTCCGGTGCAGCGTGGCTGGACGCGGTGCGGCCCCGGGCGGCGGTATTCCAGCTTGGCTATGCCAACCGCTACCGCCACCCCCGCGCCGACGTGTGGGAGCGCTATGGACGCGCCGGCATCGCGCGCTACCGCACTGACGAAACCGGCGCGGTGACCATGGCCACCGCGCCGGCGGGCTATACGCTGTCGGTGTTCCGGCAGGCTGAGCCGCGCTATTGGCGCACCAGGCCGGATGCGCCGCGCTAG
- a CDS encoding gluconokinase has translation MIYILMGVSGSGKTTVGQLLAQRLGCGFHDADEFHSEANKAKMHAGIPLTDEDRWPWLAAMRAAIDTARAEGRTHVFTCSALRQAYRDRLTPPDGGVTFVHMKGDAALIAGRLSARTDHFFNPELLQSQFDTLEAPRDALELDIRQSPEVLVDTILQASAR, from the coding sequence ATGATCTATATCCTGATGGGCGTTTCCGGCAGCGGCAAGACCACGGTCGGCCAGCTGCTGGCGCAGCGCCTGGGCTGCGGCTTCCATGACGCGGACGAATTCCACAGCGAGGCCAACAAGGCCAAGATGCACGCGGGCATCCCGCTGACCGACGAAGACCGCTGGCCCTGGCTGGCGGCGATGCGCGCCGCCATCGACACGGCGCGCGCCGAAGGCCGGACCCACGTGTTCACTTGCTCGGCCCTGCGCCAGGCGTACCGCGACCGGCTCACGCCGCCAGACGGCGGCGTGACCTTCGTCCACATGAAGGGCGATGCCGCACTGATCGCCGGGCGCCTGTCCGCCCGCACCGACCACTTCTTCAATCCCGAGCTGCTGCAGAGCCAGTTCGATACGCTGGAAGCGCCGCGCGACGCGCTGGAGCTCGATATCCGCCAGTCGCCCGAAGTCCTGGTGGACACCATCCTGCAGGCTTCCGCTCGCTGA
- a CDS encoding MurR/RpiR family transcriptional regulator, which produces MRDRILAVYDTLRPSERRLADYVAEHGAAVIRLSMPELAERAGVSQPTIARFCAALGYDGFREFKLQFAQNVGGGMPFVHQDVDAHDRPADIAGKVFDRTIATLMSVRNALSADQIEHGIHLLARARRIEFYGCGNSGIVALDIQHKFFRLGIPTVAYSDPHVFSMSAALLGAGDVAVLVSNSGRTWDMLTAATLARSSGASVLAITHSGSPLAKLADVCVFSDVEEDSEVYTPMTSRISHLVLGDVLAAGVALERAETVAAGLQRAKAHLRERRIAGAEPARTLPPARGRAKPQPAAADAQPAPAATRARRRKAR; this is translated from the coding sequence ATGCGCGACCGAATCCTTGCCGTCTACGACACGCTCCGCCCCTCCGAACGCCGTCTGGCGGACTACGTCGCCGAGCACGGCGCCGCCGTTATCCGCCTGTCGATGCCCGAACTGGCCGAGCGCGCAGGCGTGTCGCAGCCCACCATCGCACGGTTCTGCGCCGCACTGGGCTACGACGGCTTCCGCGAGTTCAAGCTGCAATTCGCGCAGAACGTCGGCGGCGGCATGCCATTCGTGCACCAGGATGTGGACGCCCACGACCGCCCCGCCGACATCGCCGGCAAGGTGTTCGACCGCACCATCGCCACGCTGATGAGCGTGCGCAACGCGCTGTCGGCCGACCAGATCGAACACGGCATCCACCTGCTGGCGCGCGCCCGCCGCATCGAGTTCTACGGCTGCGGCAATTCCGGCATCGTCGCGCTCGACATCCAGCACAAGTTCTTCCGTCTCGGCATCCCGACCGTCGCCTATTCCGACCCGCATGTCTTCAGCATGTCCGCCGCGCTGCTCGGCGCCGGCGACGTGGCGGTGCTGGTGTCCAACAGCGGCCGCACCTGGGACATGCTGACTGCCGCCACGCTGGCGCGCAGCAGCGGCGCCAGCGTGCTGGCGATCACCCACAGCGGCTCGCCGCTGGCCAAGCTGGCCGACGTTTGCGTGTTTTCCGATGTCGAGGAAGACAGCGAGGTCTATACGCCGATGACCTCGCGCATCAGCCACCTGGTGCTTGGCGACGTGCTGGCCGCGGGCGTGGCACTGGAGCGCGCGGAAACGGTTGCCGCCGGGCTGCAGCGTGCCAAGGCCCACCTGCGCGAACGCCGCATCGCGGGCGCCGAGCCGGCACGCACGCTGCCGCCTGCCCGAGGCCGCGCCAAGCCCCAGCCGGCTGCCGCCGACGCGCAACCTGCCCCGGCGGCCACCCGCGCGCGACGCCGCAAGGCCCGCTAG
- a CDS encoding transglutaminase family protein, translating into MKYKIHHHTVYRYAEPVRRSVHELRLEPRSGPLQTVHSWQLSTPGNPSAACDGFGNIVHNFTVAGPADTIAIEASGEVEVLPPHGDLDRDGHHAFCDAPPAGESRVSPLYFLGSTPLTTAPREMQAFAAPFLASGHEIPALLALAQAIGERVRYKPNTTDVGTSAAEAFGLGSGVCQDQAQVMVAVCRALGVPARYVSGYFYDPAATELASHAWADVCLDPQREIWCSIDITHGCLTDERHVRLAVGRDYQSAAPVRGILEGGAGETLEVNVVITPLADPV; encoded by the coding sequence GTGAAATACAAGATCCACCACCATACTGTCTACCGCTATGCCGAGCCGGTGCGCCGCAGCGTGCACGAGCTGCGGCTCGAGCCGCGCTCGGGCCCGCTGCAGACCGTGCACAGCTGGCAGCTGAGCACGCCGGGCAACCCGTCGGCGGCGTGCGACGGCTTCGGTAACATCGTGCACAACTTCACCGTGGCGGGCCCGGCGGACACCATTGCCATCGAAGCCAGCGGCGAAGTGGAAGTGCTGCCTCCGCATGGCGACCTCGACCGCGACGGCCACCATGCCTTCTGCGATGCGCCGCCGGCCGGCGAATCGCGCGTGTCGCCGCTGTACTTCCTCGGCAGCACGCCGCTGACCACGGCGCCGCGCGAGATGCAGGCCTTCGCCGCGCCTTTCCTGGCCTCGGGCCATGAAATTCCCGCGTTGCTGGCGCTGGCCCAGGCCATCGGCGAACGCGTCCGCTACAAGCCCAATACCACCGATGTCGGGACTTCAGCCGCCGAGGCGTTCGGCCTGGGCAGCGGCGTGTGCCAGGATCAGGCGCAAGTGATGGTGGCGGTATGCCGCGCGCTCGGTGTGCCGGCGCGCTATGTGAGCGGCTACTTCTACGATCCCGCCGCGACCGAACTGGCCAGCCATGCATGGGCCGACGTTTGTCTGGATCCCCAGCGCGAGATCTGGTGCAGCATCGACATCACCCACGGCTGCCTCACCGACGAGCGCCATGTCCGCCTCGCCGTGGGGCGCGACTACCAGTCTGCCGCACCGGTCCGGGGCATCCTGGAGGGCGGTGCCGGCGAGACGCTCGAGGTCAATGTCGTGATCACGCCGCTTGCCGATCCGGTCTAG
- a CDS encoding alpha-E domain-containing protein, translated as MLSRTADHLFWMARYTERAENTARMLDVNYQTSLLPQSAEVAEQGWWAMLDISELTQAFDHKYGLLSRDDVIDFMVRDMTNVSSIMSCLRAARENARAVRGSLTTEVWETVNTTWLDVQRMIADGVLREDPSSFFEWVKFRSHLARGVQFGTMLKDDAFHFMRLGTFLERADNTARILDVKFQASGSDDSDPNREQNDFYHWAAVLRSVSGFEVYRKVYRAVVTPQRVAELLVLRPDMPRSLVSSMDEVVTILAMVRNQQSAETERQAGKLHADLKYARIDDIFAVGLHAYLTSFLERIGDLGNGISRDFLVPLQAA; from the coding sequence ATGCTGAGCCGTACCGCCGACCACCTGTTCTGGATGGCCCGCTACACCGAGCGCGCGGAAAACACCGCACGGATGCTCGACGTCAACTACCAGACCTCGCTGCTGCCGCAGTCGGCCGAGGTGGCCGAGCAGGGCTGGTGGGCGATGCTCGATATCTCGGAGCTGACGCAGGCCTTCGACCACAAGTACGGCCTGCTGTCGCGCGACGACGTGATCGACTTCATGGTGCGCGACATGACCAATGTGTCGTCGATCATGAGTTGCCTGCGCGCGGCACGCGAGAACGCGCGCGCGGTGCGCGGCTCGCTGACCACCGAAGTCTGGGAAACCGTCAACACGACCTGGCTCGACGTGCAGCGCATGATCGCCGACGGCGTACTCAGGGAAGACCCGTCGAGCTTCTTCGAATGGGTCAAGTTCCGCTCGCACCTGGCGCGCGGCGTGCAGTTCGGCACCATGCTCAAGGACGATGCCTTTCACTTCATGCGGCTGGGCACCTTCCTGGAGCGCGCCGACAATACCGCGCGGATCCTCGACGTCAAGTTCCAGGCCTCGGGCAGTGACGACAGCGATCCCAACCGCGAGCAGAACGACTTCTACCACTGGGCTGCGGTGCTGCGCTCGGTGTCCGGCTTCGAGGTCTACCGCAAGGTGTATCGCGCGGTGGTCACGCCACAGCGCGTGGCCGAACTGCTGGTGCTGCGCCCCGACATGCCGCGCTCGCTGGTGTCGAGCATGGACGAGGTGGTGACGATCCTGGCCATGGTGCGCAACCAGCAGTCGGCGGAGACCGAGCGGCAGGCTGGTAAACTCCACGCCGACCTCAAATACGCGCGCATCGACGACATCTTTGCCGTCGGCCTGCATGCGTACCTGACCAGCTTCCTGGAGCGCATCGGCGATCTCGGCAATGGCATCAGCCGGGACTTCCTGGTACCGCTGCAGGCGGCCTGA
- the edd gene encoding phosphogluconate dehydratase produces MPIAVHAELLAVTERIVARSRASRAAYLARCERAQAELGPLRGMSCANLAHGFAALPANDKLKLRVDHAPNLGIVTAYNDMLSAHQPYERYPGVIREAARAVGAVAQVAGGVPAMCDGITQGNAGMELSLFSRDAIAMGTAIALSHNTFDAALMLGVCDKIVPGLLMGALQFGHLPVVFVPAGPMATGLSNKEKARVRQLYATGQVGRDALLEAECQAYHGAGTCTFYGTANSNQFLMEIMGLHLPGAAFVHPDSGLRDALTAAAAQRAIALSARGSDYLPLARIVDERAVANAMVGLLATGGSTNHTIHLVAMARAAGIIIDWDDFDRLSRITPLLARVYPNGSADVNHFHAAGGAGLIIRELLQAGLLHEDVQTVAGPGLARYTQEPVMRDSVLQWREGATASGDAQVVASAAAPFSPEGGLRLMQGNLGRGVIKVSAVAPEHRVVEAPVRVFDAQEALQAAFDAGELNGDLVAVVRFQGPNANGMPELHRLTPVLGALQDAGHKVALVTDGRMSGASGKVPAVIHVGPEALAGGALARVRDGDRIRVDAVAGVLQWLGDEGEFAAREPAPAPADDFARFSLGRGLFGSFRRHARIAEEGGSALDLSEADAGAAPGASAAAVAAQTVAQ; encoded by the coding sequence ATGCCCATTGCCGTCCATGCCGAGCTGTTGGCCGTCACCGAACGCATCGTTGCCCGCAGCCGCGCCAGCCGTGCCGCCTACCTTGCACGCTGCGAGCGTGCGCAAGCCGAGCTGGGACCGCTGCGCGGCATGTCCTGCGCCAACCTGGCGCACGGCTTCGCCGCACTGCCAGCCAACGACAAGCTGAAGCTGCGCGTCGACCATGCGCCCAATCTCGGCATCGTCACCGCGTACAACGACATGCTGTCGGCGCACCAGCCCTATGAGCGCTACCCCGGCGTCATCCGCGAAGCCGCGCGCGCGGTCGGGGCCGTGGCGCAGGTGGCGGGCGGCGTGCCGGCGATGTGCGATGGCATCACGCAGGGCAACGCCGGCATGGAGCTGTCGCTGTTCTCGCGCGATGCGATTGCCATGGGCACGGCCATCGCGTTGTCGCACAACACCTTCGATGCGGCGCTGATGCTGGGCGTGTGCGACAAGATCGTGCCGGGCCTGCTGATGGGCGCGCTGCAGTTCGGCCACCTGCCGGTAGTGTTCGTGCCGGCGGGCCCGATGGCCACCGGCCTGTCCAACAAGGAGAAGGCGCGCGTGCGCCAGCTTTACGCCACCGGCCAGGTTGGCCGCGATGCGCTGCTCGAGGCCGAATGCCAGGCCTACCACGGGGCCGGCACCTGTACCTTCTATGGCACCGCCAACAGCAACCAGTTCCTGATGGAGATCATGGGCCTGCACCTGCCCGGCGCGGCCTTCGTCCACCCGGACAGCGGCCTGCGCGATGCGCTGACGGCCGCGGCGGCGCAGCGCGCGATTGCGCTGAGTGCGCGCGGCAGCGACTACCTGCCGCTGGCGCGCATCGTCGACGAGCGCGCCGTGGCCAACGCCATGGTCGGCCTGCTGGCGACAGGCGGCTCGACCAACCACACCATTCACCTGGTGGCCATGGCGCGCGCCGCCGGCATCATCATCGACTGGGACGACTTCGACCGACTGTCGCGCATCACGCCGCTGCTGGCGCGGGTGTACCCGAACGGCTCCGCCGACGTGAACCACTTCCATGCCGCCGGCGGGGCCGGGCTGATTATCCGCGAGCTGCTGCAGGCCGGGCTGCTGCATGAGGACGTGCAGACCGTCGCGGGCCCGGGCCTGGCGCGCTACACGCAGGAGCCGGTGATGCGCGATAGCGTGCTGCAATGGCGCGAGGGGGCGACGGCAAGCGGCGACGCCCAGGTCGTTGCCAGCGCCGCGGCGCCGTTCTCGCCCGAAGGCGGGCTGCGGCTGATGCAGGGCAACCTGGGCCGCGGTGTGATCAAGGTCTCGGCCGTGGCGCCCGAGCATCGCGTGGTTGAGGCGCCGGTGCGCGTCTTCGATGCGCAGGAAGCGCTGCAGGCCGCGTTCGATGCCGGCGAACTGAATGGCGACCTGGTCGCCGTGGTCCGCTTCCAGGGGCCGAACGCCAACGGCATGCCCGAGCTGCACCGCCTGACGCCGGTGCTGGGCGCGCTGCAGGACGCCGGCCACAAGGTGGCGCTGGTGACCGACGGGCGCATGTCGGGCGCGTCGGGCAAGGTGCCTGCGGTGATCCACGTCGGCCCTGAGGCACTGGCCGGCGGCGCGCTGGCCCGCGTGCGCGACGGCGACCGCATCCGCGTCGACGCGGTCGCCGGCGTGCTGCAATGGCTGGGCGACGAGGGCGAGTTCGCGGCGCGCGAGCCGGCGCCGGCCCCGGCCGACGATTTTGCCCGGTTCAGCCTCGGGCGCGGCCTGTTTGGCTCGTTCCGGCGCCATGCGCGCATCGCGGAAGAGGGGGGCAGCGCACTCGACCTGTCCGAAGCGGATGCCGGCGCCGCGCCAGGCGCATCCGCCGCTGCCGTGGCGGCGCAAACCGTCGCACAATAG
- a CDS encoding IS4 family transposase, with protein MLSEQVHATLELSEPASFARLSEHLPMAWIEQALAASGTASVRRRRLPAEQVVWLVIALALYRHQSIPDVLETLDLALPNDANACVSKSGIAQARERLGDKPLLWLFEQTARAWVAQDAAHYKWKGLALYAMDGTTFRTADSPENRLHFGAQSYASGKVASYPQVRGVSLTAVPTHLVADIAFGCYGRNEMLYAKELIERIPDHSLTIFDKGFLAAEILWGLRMGGSERHFLIPAKKNLQWELLSGNEGDGIVQMKVSPQARRKNPALPETWTARAIRDEDSDRVLLTSLTDRRRFKAADIIGCYKRRWEIETSYRELKQTMLGAELTLRSRQPEGVHQEIWGALIAYNLVRLEMAKAALEARAEPTDLSFVLALRLIQGELIWAAGMAPGKLPAHLQRMRAKLQLAIVQKRRGRKCPREVKALPKRYTVRFLRKDLN; from the coding sequence ATGCTATCGGAACAAGTCCACGCCACCCTTGAGCTTAGTGAGCCGGCCAGTTTTGCCCGGCTCAGCGAGCACCTGCCGATGGCTTGGATTGAGCAAGCGCTGGCAGCCTCGGGGACAGCGTCCGTTCGCCGGCGCCGACTGCCAGCAGAGCAGGTGGTCTGGCTGGTCATCGCGCTGGCGCTCTATCGGCACCAATCGATTCCCGATGTGCTGGAGACGCTGGACCTGGCACTGCCCAACGATGCCAACGCCTGTGTCAGCAAGAGCGGGATCGCCCAAGCCCGCGAGCGGCTTGGAGACAAGCCTCTGTTGTGGCTGTTCGAGCAGACCGCACGGGCGTGGGTGGCTCAGGATGCTGCGCACTACAAATGGAAGGGCTTGGCGCTTTACGCCATGGATGGGACCACCTTCCGCACTGCCGATAGCCCTGAGAATCGCCTCCACTTTGGCGCGCAGAGCTACGCCAGCGGCAAGGTCGCCAGCTATCCACAAGTCCGCGGGGTCTCGCTCACGGCTGTTCCCACCCATCTTGTTGCCGATATCGCCTTTGGCTGCTATGGGCGCAACGAGATGCTCTATGCCAAGGAGCTCATTGAGCGGATCCCGGATCATTCGTTAACGATCTTTGACAAGGGCTTTCTGGCCGCAGAGATCCTGTGGGGCTTGCGCATGGGCGGCAGCGAGCGCCACTTCCTGATCCCCGCTAAGAAGAATCTGCAGTGGGAGTTGCTCTCAGGCAACGAGGGCGATGGCATCGTCCAGATGAAGGTCTCGCCTCAGGCTCGCCGCAAGAATCCTGCCTTGCCAGAGACTTGGACAGCTCGCGCGATCCGGGACGAGGACTCAGACCGCGTCCTGTTGACCTCGTTGACAGACCGTCGGCGCTTCAAGGCAGCCGACATCATTGGGTGCTACAAGCGCCGTTGGGAAATCGAAACCAGCTATCGAGAACTGAAGCAGACGATGCTCGGGGCCGAACTGACCTTGCGCAGCCGCCAGCCTGAGGGCGTGCATCAGGAAATCTGGGGGGCACTGATTGCGTACAACCTGGTGCGTCTGGAGATGGCCAAGGCTGCGCTCGAGGCCCGCGCCGAGCCCACCGACTTGAGCTTTGTGCTGGCCTTGCGCCTGATACAGGGCGAGTTGATCTGGGCAGCCGGCATGGCCCCAGGCAAGCTGCCGGCCCATCTGCAGCGCATGCGCGCCAAACTTCAGTTGGCGATCGTCCAAAAGCGACGGGGGCGTAAGTGCCCCCGTGAAGTCAAAGCCCTGCCTAAGCGCTACACCGTCCGGTTCCTCAGAAAGGACCTTAACTGA